The Aquicella siphonis DNA segment TTTCAGGCCGTTTGAAAGTCGTCATGGATGATGGCACAGAAAAAGAAATGCGACCGGGTGATTGTGCCGTAATCGCACCAGGTCATGATGCATGGGTGATTGGCGATGAACCCTGCATAGCATTGGATTTTTCTGCAGGTAAAATGTATGGAAAGAAATAGCCTTGCATTCAAATATATGCTGATGCTGTTAGCCGATAAGGCATATGATGCGAATGAATAACAAAAATACTTGCCATAGTGGAATCAATTTACCGGCTCCATGATTTTAAACTCGCCCGCATAAAAATATTTACCAAACAGCGGATGCACCATTTCCATTTTCATCCGGAATGACTCATCGGACACTGCAAACTCTTCTGCGTATACCCGGCCCAGAAACACAGTGAGCGGCAAGGGCAGCACCATGCCAAATACTTTCCAGACATAACCGAGATGATTGAGTGTGATTTTATGTCCGTCATATAAATATCTGAATCGCCAGCCCAGTCCCCATGCCGTGAACTCGGTCACCACTTCATCCTTCACAGGCAGCATGCAGGAACGAAAATGCCAGGGTGTTTTTCCAGGAAAGTAAAAAATGCGGTCCAGATAAAACGCGCGGGAGTGCTCATCACTCAGGTAGCGAACGGTAACAGGAATATCACTGCCGGAATACGGCACCAGCATATTCAACGCTCTGAAGACGGGTGATAACAGCCTGAATAATCCGGTACTGCCAACTTCCATTTTTCCCTGTGCCGTCACCACATCCTGACTAAACGGCCGGTTGGCATAATGCTTGCGCATCACGGGAGGCAATTGTTCCCAGGCTTTGGCAAACACGGGTTTGAATATCGGTTCATCCTGATTCATGACTGCCGCCAAGATTTTTTATCTTTGGCACGCCATTCCACCAGAGCAAGCCGTTTCGCACATATTTAAAAAGAGGATAAAAAAGCCTGGAAATAATTTTCGAACGAAACAGAAGCGCATTGAAACAATTAAACCAGTCATGATCTGAACTCATCAGACCGAGTATATGCATGGCATCCGGTCCATGATAAAAATGATTGTTATACTTGACCACCACGCCTTGATCGAGATCAAGCTTTTTAGCATTGATTTCATCCAGCACCGGGTGAGGCTGACGCGCATTGATCATTTCAAAATGTCCGACTGATTCGCGAATTTTTATCATTTTTGCAAATGAGTCGCATAACGGAC contains these protein-coding regions:
- a CDS encoding DUF4166 domain-containing protein encodes the protein MNQDEPIFKPVFAKAWEQLPPVMRKHYANRPFSQDVVTAQGKMEVGSTGLFRLLSPVFRALNMLVPYSGSDIPVTVRYLSDEHSRAFYLDRIFYFPGKTPWHFRSCMLPVKDEVVTEFTAWGLGWRFRYLYDGHKITLNHLGYVWKVFGMVLPLPLTVFLGRVYAEEFAVSDESFRMKMEMVHPLFGKYFYAGEFKIMEPVN
- a CDS encoding DCC1-like thiol-disulfide oxidoreductase family protein, with protein sequence MSQAQQSVLLIYDGDCPLCDSFAKMIKIRESVGHFEMINARQPHPVLDEINAKKLDLDQGVVVKYNNHFYHGPDAMHILGLMSSDHDWFNCFNALLFRSKIISRLFYPLFKYVRNGLLWWNGVPKIKNLGGSHESG